The uncultured Flavobacterium sp. genome contains a region encoding:
- a CDS encoding GPW/gp25 family protein — METAQDFLGIGWSFPPEFKESTKEVTMLTDEEDIKSSLEILLSTKIGERLMQPKYGCNMDELLFNPLNRTLKTFVSELIKTAILYHEPRIDVEKIDITKGDDLSGELLVLLDFKVRATNSRINMVYPFYKQEGTNL; from the coding sequence ATGGAAACAGCACAAGATTTTTTAGGTATAGGATGGAGTTTTCCTCCCGAATTTAAAGAAAGTACCAAAGAGGTAACAATGTTGACTGATGAAGAAGACATTAAAAGCAGCTTGGAGATTTTACTTTCAACTAAAATTGGCGAACGCCTTATGCAGCCCAAATACGGCTGTAATATGGACGAATTATTGTTTAACCCGTTGAACCGAACATTAAAAACATTTGTTTCTGAGCTCATTAAAACGGCCATTCTTTATCACGAACCAAGAATTGACGTTGAAAAAATTGACATTACAAAAGGTGACGATTTGAGTGGCGAATTATTAGTACTGCTTGATTTTAAAGTACGAGCTACCAATTCGAGAATAAATATGGTTTATCCATTTTACAAACAAGAAGGAACCAATTTATAA
- a CDS encoding PAAR domain-containing protein: MGAPAARITDMHVCPMVTGTVPHVGGPILPAGAPTVLIGGMPAACVGDMATCTGPPDSIVAGSATVLIGGKPAARMGDSTAHGGTIVAGLATVLIG, from the coding sequence ATGGGAGCACCAGCCGCCAGGATTACAGATATGCACGTTTGCCCAATGGTTACGGGAACGGTTCCGCATGTGGGCGGTCCAATTTTACCTGCCGGTGCGCCAACCGTTTTAATTGGGGGAATGCCAGCTGCATGTGTTGGCGACATGGCTACTTGTACAGGTCCGCCTGATAGTATTGTCGCAGGTTCTGCAACGGTTTTAATTGGAGGAAAACCCGCCGCAAGAATGGGTGATTCAACCGCACATGGTGGCACAATAGTAGCCGGATTAGCAACAGTTTTAATTGGTTAA